One window of the Manihot esculenta cultivar AM560-2 chromosome 14, M.esculenta_v8, whole genome shotgun sequence genome contains the following:
- the LOC110600161 gene encoding protein arginine N-methyltransferase PRMT10 has product MGSHHHGNRATSSNGGAPLVDKDVDFAQYFCTYSFLYHQKEMLSDRVRMDAYYNAIFQNKHHFHGKVVLDVGTGSGILAIWSAQAGARKVYAVEATKMAEHARTLVKDNNLQDVVEVIEGSMEDITLPEKVDVIISEWMGYFLLRESMFDSVICARDRWLKPSGVMYPSHARMWIAPVRSGLVDQKKGDCDGAMDDWYNFVEDTKTYYGVDMSILTKPFNEEQRKYYLQTAMWQNLHPHQVIGVAAIIKEIDCLTASVNDVLEVRSNFLSSITMENTRLCGFGGWFDVHFRGRRDDPAQQEIELTTMPSVDNGTHWGQQVFLLHPPIRVSEGDNLNISFLMSRSKENHRLMEVEIGCEIIQSSGRSLPPLQNKFYIE; this is encoded by the exons ATGGGCAGCCACCACCACGGCAACCGTGCTACCAGTAGCAATGGAGGAGCACCCCTCGTCGACAAGGACGTTGATTTCGCTCAATATTTCTGCACCTATTCCTTTCTCTATCACCAGAAAGAGATGCTTTCCGATCGAGTCCGCATGGACGCTTATTATAATGCCATTTTTCAAAACAAACACCACTTCCATGGAAAG GTGGTGTTGGATGTAGGGACAGGGAGTGGTATACTTGCAATATGGTCGGCACAAGCAGGTGCAAGGAAAGTCTATGCAGTGGAAGCAACTAAGATGGCTGAGCATGCCCGGACTCTGGTCAAAGATAATAACCTGCAAGATGTGGTTGAAGTGATTGAGGGTTCCATGGAGGATATCACTTTGCCTGAGAAAG TTGATGTAATCATCTCAGAATGGATGGGTTACTTCCTTCTCCGCGAATCTATGTTTGATTCAGTTATATGTGCTCGTGACCGCTGGCTCAAGCCAAGTGGAGTCAT GTATCCAAGCCATGCCCGCATGTGGATTGCACCTGTTAGGTCTGGATTGGTAGATCAAAAAAAGGGTGATTGTGATGGAGCAATGGATGATTGGTACAATTTTGTGGAAGACACCAAAACTTACTATGGTGTTGATATGAGTATTTTAACTAAGCCTTTCAATGAAGAGCAAAGAAAATATTATCTGCAG ACAGCAATGTGGCAAAACCTTCATCCGCATCAAGTTATAGGGGTAGCAGCCATCATCAAGGAAATTGATTGTTTAACAGCTTCTGTTAATGATGTCCTTGAGGTCAGATCGAACTTTTTATCTTCGATCACTATGGAAAACACTAGACTGTGTGGATTTGGTGGATGGTTTGATGTTCATTTTCGA GGAAGAAGAGATGATCCGGCTCAGCAAGAGATTGAATTGACAACTATGCCTAGTGTGGATAATGGCACACATTGGGGCCAGCAG GTTTTCCTCTTGCACCCTCCTATTCGCGTCAGTGAAGGGGATAATTTGAATATATCCTTTTTGATGAGTCGTTCAAAGGAAAATCATAGATTGATGGAGGTTGAGATTGGCTGTGAGATCATACAATCTTCTGGCCGATCACTTCCACCACTCCAAAATAAGTTCTATATTGAGTGA
- the LOC110630693 gene encoding uncharacterized protein LOC110630693 isoform X1, which yields MRYRKGSKVEVLSKQGVPSGFWRCAEIICGNGHTYTVRYEGHASTIDETVMERISRNAIRPCPPLPEIAEDWVPGDVVEVFDDFSWKTATISKMLGKKYFLVRIIGSSLEFKVSKFDIRTRQSWQDDEWIVIGKGPGSCEGAKHDNNSTTKCERKSMNNVRMAKTRLNERVKNDCFPKVNKENLQEPNIVSNRTLKRGPYGYKQAEAHDGAAQKFRAVEKEGRLHRWFATNQFPLLEQVDDFAFPTDMVGEKFMHPSFNDQTGFSAMDVERRKQTGAVGCSSAVELESNDEDGVTSSVGSCSITSNNFCKFRSYAGFIEDNDGCSSDAESFCQWGCGEENVPFPMKEDLATEIHRLELHAYRCTMEALFASGPLSWEQEALVTNLRLSLHISNDEHLMEVRNLVSADNSIPSR from the exons ATGAGATATAGAAAAGGGAGTAAAGTGGAAGTTCTGAGCAAACAAGGAGTGCCTTCAGGCTTTTGGCGCTGTGCTGAGATTATCTGTGGTAATGGCCACACTTACACTGTTAGATATGAAGGACATGCAAGCACCATTGATGAGACAGTAATGGAGAGAATATCTAGGAACGCAATAAGGCCTTGCCCTCCACTACCTGAAATTGCCGAAGATTGGGTTCCTGGAGATGTAGTAGAGGTGTTTGATGATTTTTCTTGGAAAACAGCAACAATATCAAAGATGTTGGGAAAAAAATACTTTCTGGTTAGGATAATAGGATCATCTCTTGAATTCAAAGTGAGCAAATTTGACATCCGGACACGACAGTCTTGGCAAGATGATGAATGGATTGTAATTGGAAAG GGTCCTGGCAGCTGTGAAGGTGCAAAACATGACAACAATTCAACTACAAAGTGCGAGAGAAAATCCATGAACAACGTTCGAATGGCAAAGACAAGGTTAAATGAACGTGTAAAGAATGATTGCTTTCCTAAAGTGAACAAGGAGAATCTCCAAGAGCCTAATATAGTTTCCAATAGAACTTTGAAGAGAGGACCTTATGGTTATAAACAAGCTGAAGCACATGATGGTGCTGCCCAGAAATTTAGAGCAGTTGAGAAAGAGGGTAGGCTGCATCGTTGGTTTGCCACAAATCAATTCCCACTGCTTGAACAGGTAGATGATTTTGCTTTCCCAACAGATATGGTGGGTGAAAAATTCATGCATCCTTCTTTTAACGACCAAACTGGGTTTTCTGCTATGGATGTGGAGAGAAGAAAACAAACTGGTGCTGTTGGATGTTCATCTGCAGTAGAATTAGAATCCAATGATGAAGATGGTGTTACTAGCTCAGTTGGTAGTTGTAGTATCACTAGCAACAATTTTTGTAAGTTTCGTAGTTATGCAGGTTTTATTGAAGACAATGATGGTTGTAGTAGTGATGCAGAATCTTTCTGCCAGTGGGGATGTGGGGAAGAGAATGTCCCCTTTCCCATGAAGGAGGACCTGGCTACTGAAATCCATAGGTTAGAGTTGCATGCTTACCGATGCACTATGGAGGCATTGTTTGCATCAGGACCTCTAAGTTGGGAACAAGAAGCATTGGTGACAAATCTCCGTCTATCCCTCCACATATCAAATGATGAACATTTGATGGAGGTCAGAAATTTAGTTTCTGCTGATAATAGCATCCCCTCTAGATGA
- the LOC110631197 gene encoding probable receptor-like protein kinase At5g20050, with protein MEDKKANIIAVSTVIILVIVIVVARVSLKLSNAFYLIAGAGVAVILAVFACLVIRRRYNRRSKLLATQLVSQGRELRIEYSFLRKVAGVPIKFRFKELEEATDDFRSLLGQGASASVFKGILTDGTAIAVKRIEKEERGEKEFRSEVAAIASVQHVNLVRLLGYCIVAGGPRFLVYDYIPNGSLDCWIFPKRGTRNLPGGCLSWELRYRVAIDVAKALSYLHHDCRSRVLHLDVKPENILLDENYRAIVADFGFSKLMRKDESRVITNIRGTRGYLAPEWLLEQGVSEKSDVYSYGMVLLEMIGGQRNVCLVEKGNDRAQRTWQYFPKIVNQKMRDGKLMEVVDHRLVESGDIDESEIKRLVHIAFWCIQEKARLRPTMAHVVEMLEDRVAVEEPPDTQMIVIDLLSIDDDAPDDHKRATIAALATDQLDGTNHTPSCSYTMSVISGR; from the coding sequence ATGGAGGACAAGAAAGCGAATATAATCGCTGTTTCAACCGTTATCATCCTCGTTATAGTCATCGTTGTCGCTCGCGTCTCACTTAAGCTCTCCAATGCTTTCTACCTTATTGCAGGGGCTGGTGTTGCAGTGATCCTCGCGGTCTTTGCTTGCCTCGTGATCAGACGGCGTTATAATCGCAGAAGCAAGTTGTTAGCCACCCAATTAGTTTCTCAGGGCAGAGAGCTTCGCATTGAGTATAGTTTCTTGAGGAAAGTTGCTGGAGTTCCTATAAAGTTTCGATTCAAGGAACTCGAGGAAGCAACTGATGATTTTCGGTCATTGCTTGGCCAAGGGGCGTCAGCTTCGGTTTTCAAAGGGATTTTAACCGATGGAACTGCCATTGCTGTGAAGCGGATTGAGAAAGAGGAGCGTGGAGAGAAGGAATTTCGATCGGAAGTTGCAGCAATTGCTAGTGTTCAGCATGTGAATCTGGTGCGTCTTCTTGGATATTGTATTGTGGCAGGAGGCCCTCGTTTCCTTGTTTATGATTACATCCCAAATGGGTCATTGGATTGTTGGATTTTCCCCAAAAGGGGAACCCGGAATCTCCCTGGAGGGTGCTTGTCATGGGAATTAAGGTATAGAGTTGCCATTGATGTGGCCAAGGCACTTTCTTACCTTCATCATGATTGCCGGTCAAGAGTATTGCATCTTGATGTGAAGCCAGAGAACATACTTCTTGATGAAAATTATCGAGCAATTGTTGCAGATTTTGGTTTTTCGAAGTTAATGAGAAAAGATGAGAGTAGAGTCATCACAAATATCCGCGGGACAAGAGGCTACTTAGCTCCAGAATGGCTCTTGGAGCAAGGTGTTTCTGAGAAATCTGACGTCTATAGTTATGGAATGGTGCTTCTGGAGATGATTGGAGGCCAGAGAAATGTTTGCTTGGTAGAAAAGGGCAATGACAGGGCTCAGAGGACATGGCAATACTTTCCCAAAATTGTTAATCAGAAAATGAGAGATGGAAAGCTTATGGAAGTGGTTGATCATAGGCTTGTTGAAAGTGGAGATATTGATGAGAGTGAAATAAAGAGATTGGTTCATATAGCTTTCTGGTGCATACAAGAGAAGGCTAGGCTTAGGCCTACAATGGCTCATGTGGTGGAAATGCTTGAAGACCGGGTGGCTGTGGAGGAGCCCCCTGATACTCAAATGATTGTTATCGATCTGCTGTCAATTGATGATGATGCACCAGATGATCACAAGAGAGCAACCATTGCTGCACTGGCAACAGATCAATTAGATGGCACCAATCATACCCCTTCATGCTCATATACCATGTCAGTTATCTCCGGAAGATAG
- the LOC110630693 gene encoding uncharacterized protein LOC110630693 isoform X2: MRYRKGSKVEVLSKQGVPSGFWRCAEIICGNGHTYTVRYEGHASTIDETVMERISRNAIRPCPPLPEIAEDWVPGDVVEVFDDFSWKTATISKMLGKKYFLVRIIGSSLEFKVSKFDIRTRQSWQDDEWIVIGKGPGSCEGAKHDNNSTTKCERKSMNNVRMAKTRLNERVKNDCFPKVNKENLQEPNIVSNRTLKRGPYGYKQAEAHDGAAQKFRAVEKEGRLHRWFATNQFPLLEQVDDFAFPTDMVGEKFMHPSFNDQTGFSAMDVERRKQTGAVGCSSAVELESNDEDGVTSSVGSCSITSNNFCKFRSYAGFIEDNDGCSSDAESFCQWGCGEENVPFPMKEDLATEIHRLELHAYRCTMEALFASGPLSWEQEALVTNLRLSLHISNDEHLMEGQSRRLVHLTSQC, from the exons ATGAGATATAGAAAAGGGAGTAAAGTGGAAGTTCTGAGCAAACAAGGAGTGCCTTCAGGCTTTTGGCGCTGTGCTGAGATTATCTGTGGTAATGGCCACACTTACACTGTTAGATATGAAGGACATGCAAGCACCATTGATGAGACAGTAATGGAGAGAATATCTAGGAACGCAATAAGGCCTTGCCCTCCACTACCTGAAATTGCCGAAGATTGGGTTCCTGGAGATGTAGTAGAGGTGTTTGATGATTTTTCTTGGAAAACAGCAACAATATCAAAGATGTTGGGAAAAAAATACTTTCTGGTTAGGATAATAGGATCATCTCTTGAATTCAAAGTGAGCAAATTTGACATCCGGACACGACAGTCTTGGCAAGATGATGAATGGATTGTAATTGGAAAG GGTCCTGGCAGCTGTGAAGGTGCAAAACATGACAACAATTCAACTACAAAGTGCGAGAGAAAATCCATGAACAACGTTCGAATGGCAAAGACAAGGTTAAATGAACGTGTAAAGAATGATTGCTTTCCTAAAGTGAACAAGGAGAATCTCCAAGAGCCTAATATAGTTTCCAATAGAACTTTGAAGAGAGGACCTTATGGTTATAAACAAGCTGAAGCACATGATGGTGCTGCCCAGAAATTTAGAGCAGTTGAGAAAGAGGGTAGGCTGCATCGTTGGTTTGCCACAAATCAATTCCCACTGCTTGAACAGGTAGATGATTTTGCTTTCCCAACAGATATGGTGGGTGAAAAATTCATGCATCCTTCTTTTAACGACCAAACTGGGTTTTCTGCTATGGATGTGGAGAGAAGAAAACAAACTGGTGCTGTTGGATGTTCATCTGCAGTAGAATTAGAATCCAATGATGAAGATGGTGTTACTAGCTCAGTTGGTAGTTGTAGTATCACTAGCAACAATTTTTGTAAGTTTCGTAGTTATGCAGGTTTTATTGAAGACAATGATGGTTGTAGTAGTGATGCAGAATCTTTCTGCCAGTGGGGATGTGGGGAAGAGAATGTCCCCTTTCCCATGAAGGAGGACCTGGCTACTGAAATCCATAGGTTAGAGTTGCATGCTTACCGATGCACTATGGAGGCATTGTTTGCATCAGGACCTCTAAGTTGGGAACAAGAAGCATTGGTGACAAATCTCCGTCTATCCCTCCACATATCAAATGATGAACATTTGATGGAG GGCCAAAGTAGGAGGCTCGTACACCTCACTTCCCAATGTTGA